One bacterium DNA segment encodes these proteins:
- a CDS encoding ABC transporter permease has translation MMIPASYTFRNVTKHKVTSTLTIFGVALVVFVFAAVLMLAHGLLTTLVSTGSDDNIVIIRKASQSEVTSIIMREQADIVSTFPEIKLGQDNKPLFTNELYVLISLVKRDDDGSSNVTVRGVTEKSLEMRPDIKITEGRMYKPGTAEIIAGKSIANRFKGCQVGETVRFGSRDWTVVGLFDAQGSAFDSEIWGDIEQMMDAFRRPVYSSLTMKLADPSSMSAVTSRIDADLRLQLEAKPEKEYYAAQSTATTQFITYVGVAICVIFSFGAIVGAMITMYAAVANRTKEIGTLRSLGFSRLSILMTFLFEAFVISLTGGILGLVGASFLRFVEVSTVNFNTFSELAFNFRLNIPTMVVSILFAVIMGFLGGFLPAVRASRLKIVDSLRAT, from the coding sequence ATGATGATTCCTGCAAGTTATACATTTAGAAATGTCACGAAGCACAAGGTCACCTCGACTCTGACAATCTTCGGTGTCGCGTTGGTTGTGTTCGTTTTTGCGGCGGTATTGATGCTGGCACACGGCCTTCTCACTACATTGGTATCGACCGGAAGTGATGACAATATTGTCATTATCCGCAAAGCTTCCCAGTCGGAAGTTACTTCGATTATTATGCGCGAGCAGGCCGATATCGTCTCGACGTTCCCCGAGATCAAACTTGGACAAGACAACAAACCGCTCTTCACCAATGAGCTGTATGTCCTGATAAGTCTCGTGAAGCGAGACGATGATGGCAGTTCAAACGTTACAGTTCGCGGCGTTACTGAGAAATCACTTGAAATGCGTCCCGACATCAAAATCACGGAGGGCCGCATGTACAAGCCCGGCACTGCCGAGATCATTGCCGGCAAGTCGATTGCCAATCGTTTCAAGGGTTGCCAAGTTGGCGAGACTGTGCGTTTCGGTTCACGCGACTGGACAGTGGTTGGATTGTTTGATGCACAAGGCTCTGCATTCGACTCAGAAATCTGGGGCGACATCGAGCAGATGATGGATGCCTTCCGCCGTCCGGTTTACTCATCGCTGACGATGAAACTTGCGGATCCTTCGAGTATGTCCGCAGTGACCTCGCGCATCGATGCCGATCTGCGATTGCAGCTTGAGGCAAAACCGGAGAAGGAGTACTACGCGGCACAATCGACAGCGACAACGCAATTCATTACTTATGTCGGTGTTGCGATCTGCGTGATATTTAGCTTCGGAGCAATTGTCGGCGCGATGATCACCATGTATGCCGCTGTTGCGAATCGTACCAAAGAGATCGGCACCCTGCGTTCACTTGGCTTCAGCCGGTTGAGTATCTTGATGACATTCCTGTTTGAAGCGTTCGTCATCTCACTAACCGGTGGTATATTGGGACTGGTCGGCGCCAGTTTCCTGCGTTTTGTCGAGGTCTCAACGGTGAATTTCAATACGTTCTCTGAACTGGCATTTAATTTCCGATTGAACATCCCGACGATGGTGGTTTCCATACTATTTGCAGTCATAATGGGCTTCTTGGGCGGTTTCTTGCCGGCAGTTCGGGCGTCACGCCTCAAAATTGTCGACTCGTTGCGCGCAACTTAG
- a CDS encoding ABC transporter permease: MLLNLIYRNSFRHKLRTILTIVGLAVAVMAFGLIRTVVDAWYAGVEASAPDRLITRSSISITFTLPLSYKEQIEKIEGIKAVTYANWFGGVYVDASNFFAQFAVEKGNYFKVFPEFIIPPDVMDAFNSNIKAVVVGQKLADRFGWKVGDRVTLIGTIYPGNWDFDVVGIYKGKDQTTDESTWFMRWDYIDETMKQQMPGRAGEIGWYGLQLADPNKAAEVSAAVDARFKNSSAETLTETEKAFQMSFVAMSGAILVLLTVMSWLIIGVILMVLVNTMAMTARERTSEYAFMKSMGFQGYHLWGMISGEAIVISLTGGLLGLVFLAGIVDVMKAGLSAWFPVFKVQPLTWILVVSLAIAIGLIASAFPVLKAMRMRIVDGLRVVD, from the coding sequence ATGTTACTAAATCTGATTTATCGCAATTCATTCCGGCATAAGCTGCGGACGATACTCACCATCGTCGGACTCGCTGTTGCTGTAATGGCGTTTGGGTTAATCCGCACAGTCGTCGATGCTTGGTACGCTGGTGTAGAAGCCTCCGCTCCTGACCGGCTGATAACGCGCTCATCCATTTCGATTACCTTCACGCTCCCGCTCTCTTACAAAGAGCAGATTGAGAAGATCGAAGGGATCAAGGCCGTTACCTATGCGAACTGGTTCGGAGGAGTTTATGTCGATGCCAGCAACTTCTTCGCACAGTTCGCCGTCGAAAAAGGCAATTACTTCAAGGTGTTTCCCGAATTCATCATTCCCCCTGACGTGATGGACGCTTTCAATTCCAACATCAAAGCCGTTGTCGTCGGTCAGAAACTTGCCGACCGCTTCGGCTGGAAGGTTGGCGACCGGGTCACTTTGATTGGCACCATCTATCCCGGAAACTGGGATTTTGATGTCGTCGGCATTTACAAAGGCAAGGATCAAACTACGGACGAATCAACCTGGTTCATGCGCTGGGATTATATTGATGAAACAATGAAGCAGCAGATGCCGGGTCGTGCCGGCGAAATTGGCTGGTATGGTCTGCAACTCGCAGACCCCAACAAAGCCGCAGAGGTCTCCGCCGCCGTCGATGCGCGATTCAAAAACTCATCTGCTGAGACATTGACCGAAACCGAAAAGGCATTCCAGATGAGTTTCGTTGCGATGTCTGGTGCAATACTCGTGCTTCTCACCGTGATGTCATGGCTCATTATCGGCGTTATTCTGATGGTGCTGGTCAATACAATGGCAATGACCGCGCGCGAAAGAACATCGGAATACGCCTTCATGAAGTCGATGGGCTTCCAGGGTTATCACTTATGGGGCATGATCTCCGGCGAAGCGATTGTAATCTCCCTAACCGGCGGACTGCTTGGTTTGGTGTTTCTCGCCGGAATCGTTGATGTCATGAAAGCCGGCCTCAGCGCATGGTTCCCGGTATTCAAAGTCCAGCCGCTGACGTGGATTCTGGTTGTGTCGCTGGCAATCGCCATCGGGTTGATTGCTTCCGCTTTCCCGGTACTAAAGGCGATGCGGATGCGAATTGTTGATGGCCTGCGAGTAGTGGATTAA
- a CDS encoding efflux RND transporter periplasmic adaptor subunit encodes MSEFKTGNVDLSALKIDKTSKSGAPGRGRKWLHLLWLLLPVVVYFGYQVAIKQVTPATKVKVATAQMLTGSEASAELVATGYVVAQVKAAVASKATGRLEVLNVEEGDIVEANQILAILDNDDVKADQARAIANLAMARADSADAAIKLNRASELIKSGSTTQDVVDASKANYDRATASVSVALAGVRYAEVAVENTIIRAPFDGTVLSKDADVGEMVAPFSSAGSSRGAVVTLADMTSLEVEADVSESNIYKVKVGAPCEIILDAYPNVKYPAAVKKIVPTADRSRATVMTKIAFTKIDEKVLPEMSARVNFLPEKSPAAEVQQPAVIAIPKTAITTREGKKVVYTLVGEYVQETAVQIGRELGTFTEISTGVAVGDRVVLSPAGGMKSGDKIEISQ; translated from the coding sequence ATGAGCGAATTCAAGACAGGAAACGTCGATCTTTCAGCACTGAAGATCGACAAGACAAGCAAATCCGGCGCACCTGGCAGAGGCCGTAAGTGGCTGCATCTGTTGTGGTTGTTATTGCCGGTTGTTGTGTATTTTGGGTATCAAGTTGCTATCAAGCAGGTAACTCCCGCGACCAAAGTCAAAGTTGCGACTGCACAAATGTTGACTGGCAGCGAAGCTTCCGCCGAGCTTGTCGCGACCGGATATGTTGTTGCGCAAGTCAAGGCAGCCGTGGCATCCAAGGCTACCGGTAGACTTGAAGTGCTTAATGTTGAAGAAGGCGACATTGTCGAAGCTAATCAGATTCTGGCCATCCTCGATAACGATGACGTAAAAGCTGATCAGGCGCGGGCGATTGCCAATCTTGCCATGGCGCGTGCTGATTCGGCTGATGCCGCAATCAAGCTCAATCGGGCAAGTGAACTAATCAAGAGCGGTTCGACGACGCAGGATGTCGTTGATGCCTCCAAAGCTAACTACGATCGCGCAACAGCATCGGTCAGCGTGGCACTTGCCGGCGTTCGTTATGCCGAAGTCGCGGTTGAGAACACGATTATTCGCGCTCCATTCGACGGCACAGTGCTATCGAAAGATGCCGATGTCGGAGAAATGGTCGCTCCTTTTTCATCGGCCGGTTCTTCCCGAGGCGCAGTGGTGACACTGGCGGATATGACCTCACTCGAAGTCGAAGCCGATGTCTCAGAGTCGAACATATATAAGGTCAAGGTTGGTGCGCCCTGCGAGATCATTCTCGATGCGTACCCGAACGTTAAATATCCGGCTGCGGTCAAGAAGATCGTGCCGACGGCGGATCGCTCGCGTGCGACAGTCATGACCAAAATCGCGTTTACAAAGATAGACGAAAAAGTGTTACCGGAAATGTCGGCGCGGGTGAACTTCTTGCCCGAGAAATCGCCGGCCGCCGAAGTCCAGCAACCAGCCGTCATCGCCATTCCCAAGACTGCAATTACGACCCGCGAAGGGAAGAAAGTTGTATATACGCTAGTCGGTGAATATGTTCAGGAAACTGCCGTCCAAATTGGCCGTGAATTAGGTACTTTCACCGAGATTTCCACTGGAGTCGCCGTTGGTGATCGAGTAGTTCTTTCTCCGGCGGGCGGAATGAAGTCCGGCGACAAAATCGAAATATCACAGTAG
- a CDS encoding ABC transporter ATP-binding protein, with product MAQTLVQVRGVSKSYYRDSLEIPVLRNISFDIPEGEFLALMGPSGSGKTTLLNLISGIDQPSGGDLVVAGENIAKMSEGQLAKWRSQHIGLVFQFYNLLPVLTAFENVELPLLLYKLSKADRRKRVETALNIVGLGDRMDHYPRQLSGGQEQRVAIARAIVTDPTLLLADEPTGDLDKVSAEEIMTLLSRLNKEFNKTIIMVTHDPRAAEKAHSIRNLDKGELA from the coding sequence ATGGCACAGACATTGGTTCAAGTTCGCGGTGTATCCAAATCGTACTACCGCGACTCACTCGAAATACCCGTATTGCGCAATATCAGTTTTGATATACCGGAAGGCGAGTTCCTTGCATTGATGGGACCATCCGGGTCAGGCAAGACGACATTGCTTAACTTGATCTCTGGTATAGATCAACCCAGCGGCGGCGATCTCGTCGTAGCCGGGGAGAATATTGCTAAGATGAGCGAAGGCCAATTAGCAAAGTGGCGTTCACAGCATATTGGGCTGGTATTCCAGTTTTATAACTTGCTGCCGGTGCTGACCGCGTTCGAGAATGTCGAACTGCCGCTGCTGCTTTACAAGCTTTCCAAAGCTGATCGCCGCAAACGAGTGGAGACCGCACTGAATATCGTCGGACTCGGCGATCGTATGGATCACTATCCGCGCCAGCTCTCCGGCGGTCAGGAACAGCGCGTTGCAATCGCCCGCGCCATCGTGACCGATCCGACATTGCTGTTGGCAGACGAACCGACCGGCGACTTGGACAAAGTCTCGGCTGAGGAAATCATGACATTGCTCTCGCGGCTCAACAAGGAATTCAACAAGACCATCATCATGGTCACGCATGATCCTCGAGCTGCCGAGAAAGCACATTCGATTCGTAATCTCGATAAAGGCGAATTGGCGTAG
- a CDS encoding TonB family protein — translation MTAKKMGAMTFWVIAAMVAVVLMAVPASAGPNDKDDLYATGITSGKTKPILDIENRISPPTNDRPIKKVDPTRRLVTDTTKTIEDASRYQLYIEPIYPRQARLVNKEATVEVNITFDKKGKMKDARVVNCTTPGWGFEQAVLAASLESKLSGHGEREITVKATLKFKLQSK, via the coding sequence GTGACAGCAAAGAAGATGGGTGCGATGACTTTTTGGGTGATCGCAGCAATGGTGGCCGTTGTGTTGATGGCTGTGCCGGCTTCAGCGGGTCCCAATGACAAGGATGATCTCTATGCTACTGGAATCACCAGCGGCAAGACGAAACCAATCCTCGACATTGAGAATCGCATCTCGCCGCCGACTAATGATCGACCGATCAAGAAGGTCGACCCTACTCGCCGACTTGTTACCGACACCACGAAGACAATCGAAGACGCTTCGCGATATCAGCTCTATATTGAGCCGATATATCCGCGCCAAGCTCGATTGGTAAACAAGGAAGCCACTGTTGAGGTCAACATCACATTCGACAAGAAGGGCAAGATGAAAGACGCTCGCGTCGTCAATTGCACAACTCCCGGTTGGGGATTTGAGCAAGCAGTACTTGCCGCCTCGTTGGAATCGAAGTTGTCCGGACATGGCGAGCGCGAGATTACGGTCAAGGCGACACTGAAGTTCAAACTTCAGAGCAAATAA
- a CDS encoding NAD(P)-binding domain-containing protein, which produces MESVYTWVITIAISSIIIGVYVRKFLIERKLAAERKAEARALGIDRPRSQFPFINSSLCIGCGTCTMVCPEGDVIGIVHGVATIINGERCVGHGACEKECPVGAIKVGLGDVRSRPDIPILSKKMETTVPGIFVAGELSGISLIRNAVSHGKLVIDTIADRVRTQGMRSEYAVVIVGAGPAGITAALRSQELGLRYLLIDQDDLGGAIRHYPRNKLVMTQPLDLPIYGQLKKDEYSKEFLIDLWDQLRTKIADSFHSNEKLIGVASDPIGFAVSTNRSTYSCSNVLIAIGRRGTPRQLNVDGEELPKVMYQLVDAQSYNGRDLLIVGGGDSAIEAAVGLARQPNNRVTISYRRDAFYRIKKKNETAVTKLIQSGKIKAVFDSQVKRIGTDKVVLVTKSGELALVNDYVFVFAGGEPPYEFLKGIGIQFGGDKKEIARSKETSSNTK; this is translated from the coding sequence GTGGAATCAGTCTATACATGGGTCATAACAATTGCGATTTCTTCGATCATCATCGGCGTGTACGTCCGCAAGTTCTTGATCGAACGCAAGCTTGCTGCCGAACGCAAGGCGGAAGCTCGCGCTTTGGGAATTGATCGACCACGTTCCCAATTCCCGTTCATAAATTCCAGCCTCTGCATCGGATGTGGAACATGTACAATGGTGTGTCCCGAAGGCGACGTGATCGGCATCGTACACGGAGTCGCCACAATTATCAATGGAGAACGCTGCGTTGGACATGGCGCCTGCGAAAAGGAGTGTCCGGTTGGAGCCATTAAGGTCGGACTCGGCGATGTCCGCAGCCGTCCTGATATTCCGATACTGAGCAAGAAGATGGAGACAACGGTTCCCGGCATTTTCGTTGCGGGCGAGTTAAGCGGAATTTCACTGATTCGAAATGCCGTGAGTCATGGCAAGCTGGTCATTGATACAATTGCGGATCGAGTGCGCACCCAGGGAATGCGAAGTGAATACGCTGTTGTGATTGTTGGCGCCGGCCCAGCCGGAATTACTGCAGCTCTGCGATCGCAGGAGCTTGGACTGCGCTACTTGTTAATCGATCAAGATGATCTGGGCGGAGCGATTCGTCATTACCCGCGCAACAAATTGGTGATGACACAGCCGTTGGATTTGCCCATATACGGTCAGCTCAAGAAGGACGAGTATAGCAAGGAATTTCTCATTGATCTCTGGGATCAACTGCGGACGAAGATCGCTGATAGTTTTCACAGTAACGAAAAGCTGATTGGTGTTGCTTCGGATCCAATCGGCTTCGCGGTTTCAACCAATCGCTCTACTTACTCTTGTTCAAATGTTCTGATTGCGATTGGTCGTCGCGGCACACCGCGCCAATTGAATGTCGACGGCGAAGAACTCCCCAAAGTGATGTATCAGTTGGTCGATGCCCAATCATACAATGGTCGCGATTTACTGATTGTTGGTGGCGGAGATTCGGCTATCGAAGCAGCAGTCGGACTGGCTCGCCAGCCCAACAATCGCGTCACTATCTCATATCGTCGCGACGCGTTCTATCGAATAAAAAAGAAGAACGAGACCGCCGTTACCAAGTTGATTCAAAGCGGCAAAATCAAAGCGGTGTTCGATTCGCAAGTCAAACGGATTGGCACCGACAAAGTCGTACTCGTGACAAAATCTGGTGAACTCGCGCTTGTGAACGACTATGTCTTTGTGTTTGCAGGCGGTGAGCCGCCTTATGAATTTCTAAAAGGGATCGGAATTCAGTTTGGCGGCGATAAAAAGGAGATCGCCCGATCTAAGGAAACGTCTTCAAACACAAAGTGA